From Rhizobium sp. NZLR1, a single genomic window includes:
- the xerD gene encoding site-specific tyrosine recombinase XerD: MVDLGRVHVESFLEMMSAERGAAANTLQSYERDLEDVSSFLHERRIRLTEAASADLSAYLSSLARKGFKPSSQARRLAAMRQFYKFLYAEGLRTDDPTGILDAPKKGRPLPKTMGVDEVGKLLSQAEAEAGDTAPGQLQRLRMLALLELLYATGMRVSELVTLPARVLDQEGRFLMIRGKGNKERLVPLSHSAISALKSYGRLLAAENAVAKQPQESPWLFPAASKEGYLPRQVFARDLKNLAIRAGLTPSLISPHVMRHAFASHLLANGADLRVVQELLGHSDISTTQIYTHVLEERLQQLVQTHHPLAKQAKKHE, encoded by the coding sequence ATGGTGGATCTCGGCCGCGTCCATGTGGAATCCTTCCTGGAGATGATGAGCGCCGAGCGCGGCGCGGCCGCCAACACGCTGCAATCCTATGAGCGTGACCTCGAAGATGTCAGTTCCTTCCTGCACGAGCGTCGCATACGGCTCACCGAGGCTGCCTCCGCCGATCTCTCCGCCTATCTTTCCTCGCTTGCCCGAAAGGGTTTCAAACCCTCGTCCCAGGCGCGCCGGCTTGCCGCCATGCGGCAATTCTACAAATTCCTCTACGCCGAGGGCCTGAGAACCGACGACCCCACCGGCATTCTCGACGCGCCGAAGAAAGGCCGTCCGCTGCCGAAGACGATGGGCGTCGACGAGGTCGGCAAGCTGCTTTCACAGGCTGAGGCCGAAGCGGGGGATACGGCGCCGGGCCAGCTGCAGCGCCTGCGCATGCTGGCGCTTCTGGAGCTGCTCTATGCCACTGGCATGCGTGTCAGCGAACTGGTTACGCTTCCCGCCCGTGTGCTCGACCAGGAAGGCCGTTTCCTGATGATCCGCGGCAAGGGCAACAAGGAGCGGCTGGTGCCGCTGTCGCATTCGGCGATATCAGCGCTGAAATCCTACGGGCGCCTGCTGGCGGCGGAAAATGCCGTGGCGAAGCAGCCGCAGGAAAGCCCGTGGCTGTTTCCCGCCGCCTCGAAGGAGGGCTACCTGCCACGCCAGGTTTTCGCCCGCGACCTGAAGAACTTGGCAATCCGCGCCGGGCTGACGCCGTCGCTGATCTCGCCGCATGTCATGCGCCACGCCTTTGCCAGCCACCTGCTAGCCAATGGCGCCGATCTGCGCGTCGTGCAGGAACTCCTCGGCCATTCGGACATTTCGACCACACAGATCTACACGCATGTCCTGGAAGAGAGGCTGCAGCAGCTTGTCCAGACGCATCACCCCCTTGCCAAACAGGCGAAAAAGCACGAATAG
- a CDS encoding acetyl-CoA carboxylase carboxyltransferase subunit alpha: MHNYLDFEKPISDLEGKIIELKKLATEDESIDTTDEIGRLEVRVREAIVEIYSKLNPWQKTQVARHPQRPHFVDYAKTLFQEFTPLAGDRKFSEDAAIQAGLARFRGQPVAVIGQEKGNDTKSRLKHNFGSPRPEGYRKAIRILEMADRFGLPVISLVDTAGAYPGVGAEERGQAEAIARSTEKCLGVKIPLVSIVIGEGGSGGAIAIATGNKVYMLEHSIYSVISPEGAASILWRDSTRAREAATNMKITAEDLKSLGIIDGIISEPLGGAHRDPDSVIAATGDMIANALGEMASRSGEQLRNERRQKFLNIGRNL; the protein is encoded by the coding sequence ATGCACAATTATCTCGACTTCGAAAAGCCGATCTCCGACCTCGAAGGCAAGATTATCGAGCTGAAGAAGCTCGCCACGGAAGACGAGAGCATCGACACCACCGATGAAATCGGCAGGCTGGAGGTTCGCGTCCGCGAGGCGATCGTCGAAATCTATTCCAAGCTCAATCCCTGGCAGAAGACCCAGGTCGCCCGCCATCCGCAGCGGCCGCATTTCGTCGATTACGCCAAGACGCTGTTCCAGGAATTCACGCCGCTCGCCGGCGACCGCAAATTTTCCGAGGATGCCGCGATCCAGGCGGGCCTCGCCCGCTTTCGCGGCCAGCCCGTCGCCGTCATCGGCCAGGAAAAGGGCAACGACACCAAGAGCCGCCTGAAGCACAATTTCGGCAGCCCGCGGCCGGAAGGTTACCGCAAGGCGATCCGCATCCTCGAAATGGCCGATCGTTTCGGCCTGCCGGTGATTTCGCTGGTGGATACGGCTGGCGCCTATCCCGGCGTCGGAGCCGAAGAGCGCGGCCAGGCCGAGGCGATCGCCCGCTCGACGGAAAAATGTCTCGGCGTCAAGATTCCCCTCGTGTCCATCGTCATCGGCGAAGGCGGCTCGGGCGGCGCGATCGCCATCGCCACCGGCAACAAGGTCTATATGCTCGAGCATTCGATCTACAGCGTCATCTCGCCGGAAGGGGCCGCCTCCATCCTCTGGCGCGATTCGACCCGCGCCCGGGAAGCTGCGACCAACATGAAAATCACTGCCGAGGACCTGAAATCGCTCGGCATCATCGACGGCATCATTTCCGAGCCGCTGGGCGGCGCCCATCGCGATCCCGACAGCGTCATTGCCGCGACCGGCGACATGATCGCCAATGCGCTCGGCGAAATGGCGTCCCGTTCCGGCGAGCAGCTGCGCAACGAGCGACGCCAGAAATTCCTCAATATCGGCCGCAATCTCTAG